In one Cronobacter dublinensis subsp. dublinensis LMG 23823 genomic region, the following are encoded:
- the mscM gene encoding miniconductance mechanosensitive channel MscM: protein MRLILYVLLAWSLSFWANAATAPDEKQIAQELEQAKAAKNQPDQAQVVETLQSAQNALEERKASLERAKQYQQVIDNFPKLSQSLRQQLNNLRDEPRRVPTGLTTDALNQEILQVSSQLLEKSREAQQEQDRAREIADSLSQLPQQQTDARRQLNEMERRSGASTGSSALGAAQLLAQQAESAQLKARVDELELAQLSASNRQELARLRSELAQKQSEQLDTYLQALRNQLNSQRQQEAERALESTELLAENSANLPPAIVEQFNVNRELSRALNQQAQRMDLVASQQRQATSQTMQVRQALTTLREQSQWLGVSNVLGEALRAQVSRLPEMPKLQQLDTEMAQLRVHRLRYEDQLNKQPQLRQLRQADGKPLTAEQNRILDAQLRTQRELLGSLLQGGDTLILELTKLKVANSQLEDALKEVNEATHRYLFWTSDVSPLSISWPVDIVQDLRRLISLDFFGQLGKAAVMMVTSKETLLPLFGALLLVGFSISSRRHFTAFLERSSARVGKVTQDHFWLTMRTVFWSILVASPLPVLWATLGYGLREAWPWPIAVAVGDGVTATVPLLWVVMISAAFARPNGLFTTHFGWPRNRVARAMRYYLMSIGFIVPLIMALITFDNLNDREFSGSLGRLCFVLICGALAIVTLSLKRAGIPLYLDNEGNGDNWVNRLLWNLMLCAPLMAILAAAVGYLATAQALLARLETSVAIWFLLLVIYHIIRRWMLIQRRRLAFDRARSRRAEILAQRARGEEEPHHGHSTEGSVEVDVAELDLDAISAQSLRLVRSILTLIALLSVIVLWSEIHSAFGFLENISLWDVTSTVQGVESIEPITLGAVLIAILVFIVTTQLVRNLPALLELVVLQHLELTPGTGYAITTITKYLLMLIGGLVGFSMIGIEWSKLQWLVAALGVGLGFGLQEIFANFISGLIILFEKPIRIGDTVTIRDLTGSVTRINTRATTISDWDRKEIIVPNKAFITEQFINWSLSDSVTRVVLTVPAPSDANSEEVTQLLYRAAEKCSYVIDNPSPEVFLVDLQQGIQIFELRIHAAEMGHRMPLRHEIHQLILQGFREHGIDMPFPPFQMRLESLDGKRMARTLSSAGRASRAPGSM from the coding sequence CGAGGAGAGAAAAGCCTCCCTTGAGCGCGCCAAACAATATCAACAGGTTATCGATAATTTCCCCAAGCTGTCGCAATCGCTGCGTCAGCAGCTCAATAACCTGCGCGACGAGCCGCGCCGGGTGCCGACAGGGCTCACCACTGACGCGCTCAATCAGGAGATCCTCCAGGTCAGTAGTCAGTTGCTGGAGAAGAGCCGCGAAGCGCAGCAGGAGCAGGATCGCGCCCGCGAAATCGCCGACTCCTTAAGCCAGCTTCCCCAGCAGCAAACCGACGCGCGCCGCCAGCTTAACGAGATGGAGCGCCGTTCGGGCGCGTCGACCGGTTCCAGCGCGCTCGGGGCGGCGCAGCTTCTCGCCCAGCAGGCGGAATCCGCACAGCTTAAAGCGCGCGTGGATGAACTGGAACTCGCGCAGCTCTCCGCCAGCAACCGCCAGGAGCTGGCGCGCCTGCGCTCCGAACTCGCGCAAAAGCAGAGCGAACAGCTCGATACTTACCTCCAGGCGCTGCGTAACCAGTTAAACAGCCAGCGCCAGCAGGAAGCCGAGCGCGCGCTGGAAAGCACCGAGCTGCTGGCGGAAAACAGCGCCAACCTGCCGCCGGCCATCGTCGAACAGTTCAACGTCAACCGCGAGCTCTCCCGCGCGCTGAACCAGCAGGCGCAGCGCATGGATCTTGTCGCGTCGCAGCAGCGTCAGGCCACCAGCCAGACGATGCAGGTGCGTCAGGCATTAACCACGCTGCGCGAACAGTCGCAGTGGCTTGGCGTCTCCAATGTGCTTGGCGAGGCGCTTCGTGCGCAGGTCTCACGCCTGCCGGAAATGCCGAAGCTGCAACAGCTGGATACCGAAATGGCCCAGTTGCGCGTGCATCGACTGCGCTATGAGGATCAACTCAACAAACAGCCGCAGCTGCGCCAGCTTCGTCAGGCCGACGGCAAGCCGCTGACGGCGGAGCAGAACCGCATTCTCGACGCCCAGTTGCGCACCCAGCGCGAACTGCTCGGCTCGCTGTTGCAGGGCGGCGATACGTTAATTCTTGAGCTCACCAAGCTGAAAGTGGCCAACAGCCAGCTTGAGGATGCGCTGAAGGAAGTGAACGAGGCAACGCACCGTTATCTGTTCTGGACCTCGGATGTCAGCCCGCTCAGCATCAGCTGGCCGGTGGATATCGTTCAGGACTTGCGTCGTCTTATCTCGCTCGACTTTTTCGGCCAGCTCGGCAAAGCCGCCGTGATGATGGTCACCAGCAAAGAAACGCTGCTGCCGCTCTTCGGCGCGCTGCTGCTGGTGGGCTTTAGCATCAGCTCCCGCCGCCATTTCACCGCGTTTCTGGAGCGTTCCAGCGCGCGCGTCGGTAAGGTCACGCAGGACCATTTCTGGCTGACCATGCGTACGGTGTTCTGGTCGATTCTGGTGGCCTCGCCGCTGCCGGTGCTCTGGGCGACGCTCGGCTATGGGCTGCGCGAAGCCTGGCCCTGGCCTATCGCCGTGGCGGTAGGCGACGGCGTGACCGCGACCGTGCCGCTGCTGTGGGTCGTGATGATCTCGGCGGCCTTCGCCCGCCCGAATGGCCTCTTTACCACACACTTCGGCTGGCCGCGCAACCGCGTCGCCCGCGCGATGCGCTACTACCTGATGAGCATCGGCTTTATCGTGCCGCTTATCATGGCGCTGATCACCTTCGATAACCTCAATGACCGCGAATTCTCCGGCTCGCTGGGACGTCTGTGCTTCGTGCTGATTTGCGGCGCGCTGGCCATCGTGACGCTCAGCCTCAAGCGCGCGGGCATTCCGCTCTATCTGGATAACGAAGGCAACGGCGATAACTGGGTCAACCGGCTGCTATGGAATCTGATGCTGTGCGCGCCGCTAATGGCGATCCTCGCCGCGGCCGTCGGCTATCTCGCCACCGCGCAGGCGTTGCTGGCGCGCCTGGAAACCTCCGTAGCCATCTGGTTCCTGCTGCTGGTCATCTACCACATTATTCGCCGCTGGATGCTTATCCAGCGCCGTCGTCTGGCCTTTGACCGCGCCCGCTCGCGCCGTGCGGAAATCCTGGCCCAGCGCGCCCGTGGCGAAGAAGAACCACATCACGGGCACAGCACCGAGGGCAGCGTTGAGGTAGATGTCGCCGAGCTCGATCTCGACGCCATCAGCGCCCAGTCGCTGCGCCTGGTGCGCTCCATCCTGACGCTTATCGCCCTGCTGTCGGTAATTGTGCTGTGGTCGGAAATTCACTCGGCGTTTGGATTCCTTGAGAATATTTCGCTGTGGGATGTCACCTCAACCGTTCAGGGCGTCGAGAGCATTGAGCCCATTACGCTTGGCGCGGTGCTGATAGCCATTCTGGTGTTTATCGTCACCACGCAGCTCGTGCGCAACCTGCCCGCGCTTCTGGAGCTGGTCGTGCTGCAACATCTGGAGCTGACGCCCGGCACCGGCTACGCCATTACCACCATCACCAAATATCTGCTGATGCTGATTGGCGGTCTGGTGGGCTTCTCGATGATTGGTATTGAATGGTCGAAGTTACAGTGGCTGGTGGCGGCGCTCGGCGTCGGGCTCGGTTTCGGCCTGCAGGAAATTTTCGCTAACTTTATCTCGGGCCTGATTATTCTCTTTGAAAAACCGATTCGTATCGGCGATACCGTGACCATCCGCGATTTAACGGGCAGCGTGACGCGCATTAATACGCGTGCCACCACCATCAGCGACTGGGACCGCAAAGAGATTATCGTGCCGAATAAAGCGTTTATCACCGAGCAGTTTATCAACTGGTCGCTTTCGGATTCCGTCACCCGCGTGGTGCTGACGGTGCCTGCGCCGTCGGATGCCAATAGCGAAGAGGTGACGCAGTTGCTTTACCGCGCCGCCGAGAAGTGCAGCTATGTGATAGATAACCCGTCGCCGGAAGTCTTTTTGGTCGATTTGCAGCAGGGTATTCAGATTTTCGAGCTGCGTATCCATGCCGCTGAAATGGGGCACCGCATGCCGCTGCGCCACGAGATCCACCAGCTGATTTTGCAGGGTTTCCGCGAACACGGTATCGATATGCCGTTCCCGCCGTTCCAGATGCGTCTGGAGAGTCTCGACGGCAAGCGTATGGCGCGAACGTTAAGCTCTGCCGGGCGCGCCAGCCGCGCGCCGGGAAGTATGTAA
- the epmA gene encoding elongation factor P--(R)-beta-lysine ligase translates to MSETATWQPSASIPNLLKRAAIMAEIRRFFADRGVLEVDTPCMSQATVTDIHLFPFETRFVGPGHSQGINLYLMTSPEYHMKRLLAAGCGPVYQLCRSFRNEEMGRHHNPEFTMLEWYRPHYDMYRLMNEVDDLLQQVLECQPAETISYQQAFQRHLEIDPLSADKTQLREVAAKLDLSNIADTEEDRDTLLQLLFSMGVEPHIGKDRPVFVYHFPASQAALAQISTEDHRVAERFEVYYKGIELANGFHELTDAREQQQRFEQDNRKRLQRGLPQQPVDYNLLEALKVGLPDCSGVALGVDRLIMLALGAESLAEVIAFTVDRA, encoded by the coding sequence ATGAGCGAGACGGCCACCTGGCAGCCGAGCGCATCCATCCCCAACCTGTTAAAACGCGCCGCGATTATGGCGGAGATCCGCCGCTTCTTTGCGGACCGCGGCGTACTGGAGGTGGACACCCCCTGCATGAGCCAGGCGACGGTAACCGATATCCACCTGTTCCCGTTCGAAACGCGTTTCGTCGGCCCCGGCCATTCTCAGGGGATCAATCTCTATCTGATGACCAGCCCGGAATACCACATGAAGCGCCTGCTGGCCGCGGGCTGCGGGCCGGTGTATCAGCTGTGCCGCAGCTTTCGCAATGAAGAGATGGGGCGTCATCACAACCCAGAATTTACGATGCTGGAGTGGTACCGCCCGCACTACGATATGTACCGCCTGATGAACGAGGTGGACGATCTTCTGCAACAGGTGCTGGAATGCCAGCCCGCAGAGACTATCTCTTACCAGCAGGCGTTTCAGCGCCATCTGGAGATAGACCCGCTGTCGGCGGATAAAACCCAGCTGCGTGAGGTCGCGGCGAAGCTCGATCTGAGCAACATCGCCGATACCGAAGAAGATCGCGATACGCTGCTGCAACTGCTGTTCTCAATGGGCGTCGAGCCGCATATCGGCAAAGACCGCCCGGTGTTTGTCTATCACTTCCCGGCAAGCCAGGCGGCGCTGGCGCAGATCAGCACCGAAGATCATCGCGTGGCGGAGCGCTTCGAGGTCTATTACAAAGGCATTGAGCTGGCGAATGGTTTCCATGAACTCACCGACGCGCGCGAACAGCAGCAGCGTTTTGAGCAGGACAACCGCAAGCGACTCCAGCGCGGTTTGCCGCAACAGCCAGTGGATTACAACCTGCTGGAGGCGCTGAAAGTCGGCCTGCCGGACTGCTCTGGCGTCGCGCTGGGCGTGGATCGTCTGATTATGCTGGCGCTCGGCGCGGAAAGCCTCGCGGAAGTTATCGCCTTCACGGTCGACCGGGCGTAA
- the frdA gene encoding fumarate reductase (quinol) flavoprotein subunit: MHTFQADLAIIGAGGAGLRAAIAAAERNPNAKIALISKVYPMRSHTVAAEGGSAAVAQDHDSFEYHFHDTVAGGDWLCEQDVVDYFVKHCPREMTQLEQWGCPWSRRPDGSVNVRRFGGMKIERTWFAADKTGFHMLHTLFQTSLQFPQIQRFDEHFVLDILVDDGQARGLVAMNMMEGTLVQIRANAVVMATGGAGRVYRYNTNGGIVTGDGMGMALSHGVPLRDMEFVQYHPTGLPGSGILMTEGCRGEGGILVNKDGYRYLQDYGMGPETPLGEPKNKYMELGPRDKVSQAFWHEWRKGNTIATPRGDVVYLDLRHLGEKKLLERLPFICELAKAYVGVDPVKEPIPVRPTAHYTMGGIETDQQCETRIKGLFAVGECSSVGLHGANRLGSNSLAELVVFGRLAGEQAMERAMAAAPASDGALSAQTADIEARLHQLVNQEGSESFAKIRDEMGLSMEEGCGIYRTPELMQKTIDKLAELQERVKRVRISDTSSVFNTDLLYTIELGHGLNVAECMAHSAMARKESRGAHQRLDEGCTERDDVNFLRHTLAFRDADGTTRLDYSDVKITTLAPAKRVYGAESEAADKKETANG, translated from the coding sequence GTGCATACTTTTCAAGCCGATCTGGCCATTATCGGTGCTGGCGGGGCGGGACTGCGGGCAGCCATTGCGGCGGCCGAGCGCAATCCCAACGCTAAAATCGCACTGATTTCAAAAGTCTACCCGATGCGTAGCCATACCGTCGCCGCAGAGGGCGGTTCGGCGGCGGTCGCCCAGGATCATGATAGTTTCGAGTATCACTTCCATGACACCGTCGCTGGCGGCGACTGGTTGTGCGAGCAGGACGTGGTCGACTATTTTGTGAAGCACTGCCCGCGCGAGATGACCCAGCTTGAACAGTGGGGCTGCCCGTGGAGCCGCCGCCCGGATGGCTCGGTCAACGTGAGGCGCTTTGGCGGCATGAAAATCGAGCGTACCTGGTTTGCCGCCGATAAAACCGGCTTTCACATGCTCCACACCCTCTTCCAGACTTCCCTGCAATTTCCGCAAATTCAGCGTTTCGATGAGCATTTCGTCCTCGATATTTTAGTGGACGACGGCCAGGCGCGCGGTCTGGTGGCGATGAACATGATGGAAGGCACGCTGGTGCAGATCCGGGCCAATGCGGTCGTGATGGCGACCGGCGGCGCGGGTCGCGTTTACCGCTACAACACCAACGGCGGCATCGTCACAGGCGACGGCATGGGCATGGCGCTCTCACACGGCGTTCCGCTGCGCGATATGGAATTCGTACAATATCACCCGACGGGCCTGCCCGGCTCCGGCATTCTGATGACGGAAGGCTGCCGCGGCGAAGGCGGCATTCTGGTCAATAAAGACGGCTACCGTTACCTGCAGGATTACGGCATGGGCCCGGAAACGCCGCTCGGCGAGCCGAAAAACAAATATATGGAGCTCGGTCCGCGCGATAAAGTCTCGCAGGCGTTCTGGCACGAATGGCGTAAAGGCAACACGATCGCCACGCCGCGCGGCGATGTGGTCTATCTCGATCTGCGCCATCTTGGCGAGAAAAAGCTGCTGGAGCGGCTGCCATTTATCTGCGAACTGGCGAAAGCCTACGTCGGCGTCGACCCGGTCAAAGAGCCGATTCCGGTGCGCCCGACGGCGCACTACACCATGGGCGGCATTGAAACCGATCAGCAGTGCGAAACGCGCATTAAAGGGCTGTTCGCCGTCGGCGAATGCTCATCCGTCGGGCTACACGGCGCCAATCGCCTCGGCTCGAATTCGCTTGCGGAACTGGTGGTGTTTGGCCGCCTGGCGGGCGAACAGGCGATGGAGCGCGCGATGGCGGCCGCACCCGCCAGCGACGGCGCGCTGAGCGCCCAGACGGCGGATATCGAAGCGCGTTTGCATCAGCTCGTTAATCAGGAAGGCAGCGAAAGCTTTGCGAAAATCCGCGATGAAATGGGGCTCTCCATGGAAGAAGGCTGCGGCATTTACCGCACGCCGGAACTGATGCAGAAAACCATCGATAAACTCGCCGAGCTGCAGGAGCGCGTTAAGCGCGTGCGCATCAGCGATACCTCCAGCGTCTTCAACACCGATCTGCTCTACACCATTGAGCTGGGCCATGGCCTGAATGTCGCCGAATGCATGGCGCACTCCGCCATGGCGCGTAAAGAGTCTCGCGGCGCGCATCAGCGCCTGGATGAAGGCTGTACCGAACGCGACGACGTTAATTTCCTGCGCCACACCCTCGCCTTTCGCGACGCTGACGGCACCACTCGCCTGGATTACAGCGACGTG